Proteins encoded in a region of the Nicotiana tomentosiformis chromosome 9, ASM39032v3, whole genome shotgun sequence genome:
- the LOC138898518 gene encoding uncharacterized protein, with protein sequence MGILEAYHSSPYGGHHGGARTEANVLSYGFYWPTLYKDDSELVKRYCGNTYILVVVDYISKWVEFIAFPNNEARSVVAFLKKNIFTRFGTPRAIISHGGSYFCNKAFDTLLTKYQPPTILKQAYKLKSPTGR encoded by the exons ATGGGTATTCTTGAGGCTTACCACTCTTCaccgtatggtggtcaccatggtggagcaagaacggagGCAAACGTTTTGAGttatggattctattggcctactctctacaaggatgaTAGTGAGCTTGTCAAGCG ATATTGTGGGAATACCTACATTCTAGTTGTGGTGGATTAtatatctaaatgggttgagttcATTGCTtttcccaacaatgaagcaagaagtgtggtggcattcttgaaaaagaacatcttcacgaggTTTGGTACCCCAAGAGCCATTATTAGTCATGGGGGTtcatatttttgcaacaaggcttttgataccttactcacaaagtatcaacctcctaccatcctcaagcaagcgtacaagttgaagtctccaaccgggagataa